aattagttcaaaacatgaaataagttcaaaacatggaaaaaattacagaacaatgagaaaaaaagggggggaagaaaaataataataaaaataaaaataacaagaaaccggagaaaaaaaatccgaaaagaaggaattttttttattataaaaaaacttgaaaataagagatataaacttttcatcagctcacacgattatatctgaTTGAATAAGGTNNNNNNNNNNNNNNNNNNNNNNNNNNNNNNNNNNNNNNNNNNNNNNNNNNNNNNNNNNNNNNNNNNNNNNNNNNNNNNNNNNNNNNNNNNNNNNNNNNNNNNNNNNNNNNNNNNNNNNNNNNNNNNNNNNNNNNNNNNNNNNNNNNNNNNNNNNNNNNNNNNNNNNNNNNNNNNNNNNNNNNNNNNNNNNNNNNNNNNNNNNNNNNNNNNNNNNNNNNNNNNNNNNNNNNNNNNNNNNNNNNNNNNNNNNNNNNNNNNNNNNNNNNNNNNNNNNNATATatatatcatttcaaattttttaagactgAAAACAATTGCTAAAACTACAAGAacgacaaaaaataattctattacaACACTTATAATAGTTacatttaaacagtttaaaaaaaatcaaatacattataaaataccAGCTTAAAATAAGCAATCTTGAAGTactattttttgcatttctttctTGTAACCACATAACTTATAAGAGTTACAATTTTAACAACTGTCACAAATAAAATCTcccaaaataaatgtaatgttaAAGATTTGTcacttgcaaatattttttatcaatttaacttGCTTTGCCCAGGTTATATGTTAGTTGCTTTTTGAAGTCGCATTTCAAATACAGACGTGTCGACATCATGTACAATGTCTATATTACTCTTGTTAATACTTATACagtcttaattttcatttcaattttactcCTTACAGCTCGGGTTTTTAAGAAAAGCATGATAAATGATATTTCGTTctctttttgaaattgtattgtAGTTAAGTTTAGTATTCTCGCAGCATGTGGTTTTATCTAAAGAAGAGATAAATACAAGTATCGATTAGTTTAATTTCTATGAGTTACTAAAGCAAcacaatatataaaagaaaaagtgctttaaaattttaaagcttaattgttccttaatttttttaaaaaaaaaaacactttttttaattatttttttaaagataaataaattgatcGTTGAAATAGATGACGATTTTTGAATTACTTgccacaaaaaatataatcttatcaaatgcattttataattcttaaactaatttaattatatttttaaaattgattgaacTTAAGGAAGAACTTAAGGATTGAACTTAAGGATTGAACACAAAAAAAGTACGGTCGAAACTACCAGAACGTGATAAAATtcaccgtgtttctggctctatgggaactcCATAGAGCTTGCAAATTTTTAGCAAGGCGCTTTGGTaacgattttgataaaattaacagtaaaataacattttataaaatgtattaaaatttggtaaatgtgagaaaatttggtagttatttcatgatactttagagcatggcataaaaaccatttattcggtgaaatttactttttagttttgcaattttgactaaatgtgtggtaataagaattataattttgaaaactttaattctCGGTAAACCATAattatcatcatcatagttgaccagacagcccaatgtgagccaatgccttcctgtGAAGATTTCTCTATGACGACTTCTGATTCACCTTTGATCtctaattcttttcattaattgcgagaaaatcagactccactgagtcagcccatcccaaccgcggccttccccgctttcttgttccagtgggtctaaaaagcagtatcgtttttattgtattgtcatcactcattcgaatcacgtgggccatctaattcattctatttatttctatgcatttaataatatcaggttgtttataaatcttgtacagttcaaagttaaatctccttctccagttattgttttcatttacaccaccaagtatactccgcaaaatctttctctcaaatgttgcgatacaattttcctcctgttttgtcattgtccaagcCTAAGAAACGTGTGCAGAGACTGGCCGGACAAGAAATTTAtagattaagaactttgtttttctagaaaaaaatctagattaaataaatcttttcagcCCATAGACAGTATAACCGTAATTATACGAATGAAaacattaccaaatgaatggtttaaacaccggatatttgaaatttgttaacctgaattatgattttcattaccagaaatatcattatcttacagtatggtaattttaccagaattttttttctcgctaTAAACATAACGTAAATAtccttttttctaatatataaacttaaaataaatgactcCCGCTATTtacatgtaaataattaaatcgaaATTAACTCCCTAACTCATTTTGTTACCAAAGCATTTTCACAGTTTCTAACATATTCATCGTCTATCGGGAATTTGTGATACcgcaatttaatttcaagtgCATGGCAATGTTCCCACTACGTGTATTCGCACATAATGTGGGTTGTATTCTAAGGTTTTTGACCGACGGAGACTGGGTGAACGTGTTATGCATTAGAGAATAGAATTCATTAAACTGAGTTGTAGATCTAATCTAAAGATCTTCTCTTTGACATGAACCGTTAATAATCCGAAGCTCTaggaagaatataaatttaatacagaaaCTTTCATTCAAATTGTACTTTCATCAACATGAATATGTTATATCGCATTATTAAAATGACAGAAAGcaagatataattaaaagtgtataaattaaggtaaattgttaaaaaagtaaacaaagacaagtacagtttttttaaaagtattttccgTATTAAAATGCTGGAAGttgatttcctttttatatatttttttgtgagaaAAGTGTTAGGACGAAAATaagatgtaataaatttatcaaaaatattcagttaCATTTATTACTATTCGGCAGATTAAAAACACTTTGCAAAAATCAACACAGAACAAAAAGTCAACTAAAGATATTAATCAATATCTTTCtaaattctttgtttaaaagtaaaatggtATTAGCACAATAAAGATCCAAacaatcacaaataaaaatcagataataaaagaattttaataaaaaaaaattcagataataaagaatacaaaatgcctaattaagaattcaaaatgtACAAGATAGactacaaaataaagtaaattaagaatGCAAAATGGAATATACAGAATACacaacagattaaaaaaaataataatagcacaCAAAGACGTGCTTTTTGATTGTTGCTGTGCAATTTTACCAGCAAAcagtatcttttaaatttaaatgtgtttaaaaacgccaaccatttttgaaaaagaaagttaaaagaaatttctcacCGTTGCTAGGCGATTGTTAtgaatttgatgaaattatttgatattttccaAACGATCAATTTTTCGTCATATTTATTAAGCAGTTGAAACGTCCCAGTCAGAATTTCCATTTCAATTCTTACAAGTGAAAGAACCGACTAGGGAAATTTCTTTCGAGATGAGACTTGGTATGGAAGGGGATTAGGATGTTTATCCCTTAAAATAATAGGGCTCACTAGCCGTGCAATTCTTATAAAAAGAAGCAATTCGATTATTCGAAAGTTCTATTTACGTACTTTGTTCCTTTCAGTTGAACAACAGCCTAGTTTGGCGAAAGAATGCCAGGAGTTcgattcacaaaaaaataaataaaaaatgcattacactgtaagaaattccggatTGAATTTTAGTATAAAGCACATTGGGCGCATCTcccgcaaaatccattttttctcaaaagaattatggcataatttttacagtgctatttatttaactagagtgattttatggtaattattagtGCAAAGATTACGGTATGTCAGATTTTTCATATTATGTTCCGGTAAAATGGATCTTACGataaaaaagtaccggcacaAAAGTAACTGGCACTTTTTATCGTtttttgatgcagaattttttatagtgtagttTAATGTCCTTTTTCAATGATATCTTACAATTTTTCGCAGCACACATTATTAGTTTGTGGCTgagtggcgcagttggtttgtcgtcggccttctgagattaagtctgcgggttcgatccccggcccagacaccggattttcgggatgcagaaaatcctcagcggtcatgtcgtatgattatgcggcatgtaaaagatccctggagtgccttattggttcttggcatttccggcaaaattaaattcctaatgCACTTTAGCATCTAAATAGAGTCTCGGAgttgccatctagtgtggcagaaactagacgtccaaattaacatgaccaacggtatctcactcATTCTGGTGGTCCTGAAGTAGTCGATagcacctctggagaacgcaatAGGTCTGCTCATTGGCAAGACCGATTGTACAGCTCAAAATAAAACGttattagtttttgtatttaacaaGTTCGAAAAGTtcgaaattttgtaattaacaaGCTCGGGCTCatcaacttaatattttttaacaatagctcataatttatttcaatatgttcATAATAAGGTATTTCATTTCAGTACCAGAATGCGATCCACCGGCTTTTCCTTCAAGGGGAGGGTATGGTCCAATACAGGAATATTACGTCGTAGGTGACAGCATCCACTACTTTTGTGAAAACGATGCATACATTGGGGGCAACTATTACAGAAGGTGCGAGGATAACGGAGATTGGACTGGGGACACACCCGTTTGTGGTAAGTGCTGTATGgtaaaaactgtggtgtacTATCTCTTCAAAtttggagttgaacattacGAAGGATTgagttaaagaatatttaatttcaagacaaaacgaaatttatatgcaatttaaaaaagagtagACAAATCTAAATACCAATAATGGAGAAATCGTAAACCAAGCTACGCGTATTCACACCATTtgtaaattgtttcatttccaAAAACACCAACTTTCGTATATTTTGGCTTACGCTAGCATATTGTACAATCGAGTACGACACGGCATGAATTTGTTGTTCTTTTCTATGATGTTAAATatctttagaaacaaaaattagccttttcaaaatttatgcacattgcaaaaaattctaGTTCAAATTAAGGTAGAAAGTAACGATACGTGGAAAAATCCGTTTTGATGAAAAACATTGCATCTTACCGTAAGacattatatcgtaatttttacagtaataattatgtAGTTAGagtaatttagtgattttagaaaaaatattactgtaaaaattacggtatatcagatttgattttcattatatgttccggtaaaatggattttaaggtaaaaagtaccggaacCCTGAGTGGAAGAATACATTTAATGTTATGAATAAGGTACGTAATATACGTGATGCTTTCTATTGATCTCTTTTTTACAatccgtttaaaaaataaagtattgaaaCTATACACTGTCGGGTTTGAAAATTGATGTTGAAGCCAGGAAAAAGCAAATACGAATTAATATTGCATCGAAACCTAACGAATCACTACTGATAAAGGCGAGGTAGAAACTACCGAAACCTgtttaattgcttgaaaaaacaaaaaggatttaaaagGATCAGATTTGTAATTATGACAACAATTCCAAGTTTTATCAAGTCACCAAGCTGATTTCGTTATAGATTGTAAACAATTGCCGACGATGTCCACAATACGCCAACATTGAGTTTTTTGgaagcaaaagtatttttacgcATACGGTGATGGCACATGATCTTGGTGTAAACCTTTTGTATTTCAGGTGTTTAGCGCTTTCATACACCATTCAAATTGTAAATGAAAACTCGACTTGGTGttaacttgaagaaaaaaaagcaagtgtTGTTGCGCACAATTTTTAGGGTTGTTCAACATCAAATCCGAAGAGATATTACACCATCATTTTTACAGGGTATACTTGAGAATCAAGAATGAAAATGCGAGGGAAAAGGcattttgttcagaaaaagtaagtttctgcatctaattttgaaacataatctATTGTCTGCTCGAATAAATTAGTATAtagctcgttcaccaggagtaGGCACTTAGCTCCGCCTTCATTACGTGGTATGCggcgatactatttcgctatttttgggagaacgttgtgagcaatcctgaacaaggttgctattttGGCGATcgtatagcaaaaatatttatctcgcAAATTTTacctgcatttttttaacattaaatacttgataaatttgatgatatttcgcgccattttttgtgatatttttctcttttgagtgaatagatTGTCCTTTTTGAGGCATTTTGCTgggaaaacagtttttaaatttgaaatatatttaattagccagagaaacgaaaggtataatagcagtTTATAAAGCGAagtaaataactgaaaaagagGTCACTGTTTGTGTTCGGCGCACATTaggggttgtctcaatttctaGCGCGGAGATGTTTCTCTGCTTACTCCCTcactgaaatgaactctgcgtccaagtgccaactcctggtgaacgaactttatttaaagtctatctctcgaaccattaagaattctccataaagttcataaaatgaattttttcctttgtatATGATTTAAGATGTGTGAGAATGCATGTACTACGCAacgtttatattaaatttagatgGCTCAACAAACATACAGCTTGTGAACCAAACTACTACTGCCCAGCCCGAAGTGGACAACAACGCCTCTCTTGCACTTGATGGTATTCGAAGTACATGCTCATTAACGGATGGTGGTCATGACCAGTATTGGATGGCAATATTTAAGGATCCCGGAGAATTGATTCGAGTCATGGTCTTCATGCCGCAAGGTAATGAATACTACGACAGtcagaaaatatgtttatcaCTGATTTGCTTTCGcgtgaaatattattatttttatttagattttgcttaaatttatttaagggtAAACTATgacagcaatatttttaaaattacaaattggcGAGTGATGAAACTAATCTTTTACATCAGTTTAAATTTCTTGAGTCCTATCTATCTTCCTGTTCCCCACAGAGCTAAagggaaaaaatcatttttattaattgaagatcttacataaaatcataataattctagcattgcaaaataaaattacatatagcATATGTTACATAGAATGCATATAGCATGTTTGTTTATGATATAATAACTTGCATATTATACAGTATAATACTCTAACGTTTTTTGTGTTAACATGTGTATTTTTTTTggcgtatgcctgtttaggcagtgggggtgcgattgtttctgtttttcagtggcgccatctacggtcaggaattcgacttctgctacGCCATttacacaaccacaacccgtttatagggcgggtcacattcacacatattcacacacaaaggagaaaggacatcgaacacacagagagagaaagaagcatccatgccttgcccgggattcgaacccaggacctttctgatgtaatgacagttccctgccccctacacaggccgatCGGCAACGtgtgtattaaatataataaatgtttgtcatcattaaaatttcgttaCAGGAAAAGCAAATTGTTTTGCATTGCATGCATGTATATGTTTTCAACATGATTGCAGGCGAAGTTGCTTTTTAGAAgttcttcatttgaaaaacgatgcttatgttgttttttttttatatataatttcaggAGAAGTTGCTTACGAAGTTCTTCTTTTGAAGAACGATGGATCAGTTCTAAGTTGCGGAAGCAAAAGAGATGCAAATGGTAATAaagaataagcatttttttaaaataaacaattgcacttttgttataaaaactgtaacatattctatttttaattattttaggcCGCTTAGGATGGGAATTTCATAACTGCCCCGGCCCAAACAATAGAGATGCCATTGGAGTTAAAATTGTTTCCCTGTCTCCTAAACCACTTGAAATTTGTGAAATTGCAGCTCACGTCTTGATATGTtagttaaaataactattatttgaGCTCTTATCTTAGTCTTAACAGtattttgctttcaatttaTTCTGCTGTAAAACTACTACTTGggtgaaaattattgaatttaaccTAATCAACATACTCAGAAACGAATATTACCTTTGCCTATAGTGTATCatatcacataaaaatatttacaaattccatttagtcttacaaaataataaatacagggttattcataattccctccgcctgtaatcgccatttttctttactacaactagTTTCAGTGGTAGATGTTAcagccatctaccggcaactgcttaaattaaaacttgaatactttcggaa
This window of the Parasteatoda tepidariorum isolate YZ-2023 chromosome 4, CAS_Ptep_4.0, whole genome shotgun sequence genome carries:
- the LOC107454002 gene encoding uncharacterized protein, with product MSKKAYFLCSFIICFVGFIASLTVELPECDPPAFPSRGGYGPIQEYYVVGDSIHYFCENDAYIGGNYYRRCEDNGDWTGDTPVCDGSTNIQLVNQTTTAQPEVDNNASLALDGIRSTCSLTDGGHDQYWMAIFKDPGELIRVMVFMPQGEVAYEVLLLKNDGSVLSCGSKRDANGRLGWEFHNCPGPNNRDAIGVKIVSLSPKPLEICEIAAHVLISPTCVDPHLHVDDGQIQLTRQTASLVCNKGFTRSPVSKIECVRDGVWNRKRLYCLERQWTEDIERERVQHQPPANDP